In Nitrospirota bacterium, the DNA window CTCATCGTTAACCACCCCTCGCACCACTTATGAAAGGAGGGCCCCATGGCACGTCTCAGCAGAACCTCTTCAAGGAGCTCGGGAAGGGCATCGAGCAGCAGCGTTTCAGGAGGGACAGGAGGGAGGTCGCCGAAGATGTCGAGCTCGGGCGGCTCGGCCCCGAAGACGGTATCGAAGGTGACCACGGATCACGAGGAAATAAAGCAGTGGGTCGAGTCGCGCGGCGGCCACCCGGCCTCGGTGAAGCGGACGATGGCGGGCGGACCCGACATTATCCGGATCGACTTCCCGGGGTATTCGGGCAGGGAGTCGCTCGAGCCGATCTCGTGGGACGACTTCTTCCATCAGTTCGACGAACGGCACCTGGCGTTCCTCTACCAGGACAAGACCGCATCGGGAAGGCCGAGCCGTTTCAACAAGATCATCTCGGAAGATACCGCAGAAGAGGCTGCCGGGAAGCGGCGGCCCTCTCTCAAGAGATCGGGCTCGAAAAAATAGTCTCGCGGCTGTTCCTGCGGGGTCGTTTGCCCGTGCGGTACGCAGGCATGTGCACATACCTGCGTACCGCATATTTGCGCGGAGCAGCGGCAATCGGTATAATCATAAGGTTATGCCGTCGCCAAAGGTTTCCGAAAAACAGAAGCTCTGCATCTCCTGCCGCAAGTGCTGCGAAGCGGTCGGCATCTATATCGATCCGGAGAACTATATAGAGACGAAAAGAGAGCTCGCCCGCTTCTACCGCGCCCGCGGCTTCCATGTCACGACCGAGGACGGCCTCCTGTATCTCACCATCGATTTCCCCTGCCCGAACCTGACCAAGCGCGGCTGCGCGATCTACGAGAGGCGGCCGCGCATCTGCAAGACCTACTCGGGGCTCGACGACTTCAGAGAGCACTGCCTCTGGTCCAAGCTCCCGGAGCACCGGAACAAGAAAAATAAGTAAGCCCCGCCTCCCTCCATCCCTGGCATTCTCCCCGTGATATGCTATGATTACTTACAAGAACGCTTTCGGAGGTCCGGCATGCAGGTGCTCGTTCTCTACTACACGAAGGGCGGCTCTACCAGGAAGCTCGCCGAGGCAGTGGCAAAGGGCGTCGAGGCGGCGGGAGTTAAAGCCGTGCTGAAATCGACGCAGGAGGTCTCGAAGGAAGATTTTCTCGCCTCCGCAGGGGTCATCGCAGGCTCGCCCGTCTATTTCGGCGTCATGGCAGCGGACCTCAAGCGGGTCTTCGACGAATTCATCGGCACGCGGCGCCAGATGGAGAACAAGGTCGGCGCCGCCTTCGCCACCGGCGGTCACCACACCGGCGGCAAGGAGACGACGCTCCTGTCGATCATCCAGTGCATGCTGATCTACGGCATGATCATCGCCGGCGACCCCATGAGCGCCTCGGGACACTACGGCGTCGCCTGCGTGGGCGCTCCCACCGAAGAGGCGAAGGACGACGGCCACAAGCTCGGATACCGTGTCGCCGAAGTCTGCAAGGCTGTCGAGGGCAGACTGAAGCTGACGAAGCCGTAGTTGCGCACCGCCTTCCGTTTACGGTATACGGTCGGGGCGCTCTGGGCGCCCCTTCCCCTTGCTTCTTGCATAATCTCCCCGAAGTGGTATGGTTTAGGTAGTACCGGGAGCCCCGGGCTTCTCCATTACCGGAACCATTCTTTCCCTCTCTGTTCACGCCGGCCTGCCAGGCCGAGCTATCAGGATAAATGCCCTCCGCAGTATCCCGATAGTCTCATTCAGTGGTGCAGGCCGTGGTGCAGGCCGTGATGCGGGCCGTGGCGCAGGGAAAACGGGAAGACGACAAAGGAGCGTGTCATGACCATGATAAAGCGTATAGCGCTCAAAGCAACAGCGATCACCGCCGTACTCTTAACGGTGCTGCTCGCAGGACTGCCCGTCGCGGCAGATGCCGAAGAAGTGACTATAGAAGAGGTGAACGAGATGCGTGCCGGCGCCGGTCTCGAGCCGCTCGCGGGC includes these proteins:
- a CDS encoding YkgJ family cysteine cluster protein, with the protein product MPSPKVSEKQKLCISCRKCCEAVGIYIDPENYIETKRELARFYRARGFHVTTEDGLLYLTIDFPCPNLTKRGCAIYERRPRICKTYSGLDDFREHCLWSKLPEHRNKKNK
- a CDS encoding NAD(P)H-dependent oxidoreductase, which gives rise to MQVLVLYYTKGGSTRKLAEAVAKGVEAAGVKAVLKSTQEVSKEDFLASAGVIAGSPVYFGVMAADLKRVFDEFIGTRRQMENKVGAAFATGGHHTGGKETTLLSIIQCMLIYGMIIAGDPMSASGHYGVACVGAPTEEAKDDGHKLGYRVAEVCKAVEGRLKLTKP